Within Drosophila sechellia strain sech25 chromosome 4, ASM438219v1, whole genome shotgun sequence, the genomic segment tttataaaaaaaaaaggtttttaaaaaaatattgacCACGAATACTTATACCTTCTACTGACGTTCAGAATTGACAAAAACAGGATTCTTCCAACGTTGAGTTCCGAATCGTAATCAACCAAATACATCCATATAATTTAATGAATGTCTCGTTTAGTAACAATACGTTATTTATTAGTTACTACAATTTGTTGAGTAAaggtaataaataaatgaccaAACGTTGTGTCCTGTATCAGTGTTTATCGCAAAGTTTGAAACGAGCCAAATCGCGTAAGAAATAGTATAATACATCTTTTAACGATAGTATACTTGCAGTATGACGCTTAGCTATGTATTGGTACAAGCGTGTATATAAATATCCTTAGAAGTAAAGTCCAATGTCAATGTACTGCAAAACATACACGGGAAGGATATTCAACAGACTGCAAGTATCTGGACGTCCATCTATAGAAATTTagaagactaataaaaatataacataaGATCACACATTGTTTTTAAAAGAGTGCGCGTGTCAGTTTTGGTAGGTATGTTGTGATCGAAGCAAAATGTTTTTgccaaatcaataaaaattgtagACGTTTTGCTTGCTTTGAGGCAAGCCAACATTTGAAAACAATCTGGCTATAATCTTCATGCTTTATCTCAACTTTCTAGTTACTGAGATCAGGACGTTCAAATGCACAGATCGGTATGGCCAGATCCACACGGCTATTAATTCTGATAAAGAATTAATATACATTATTGGGTCGAAAACGctttcttctgcctgttacaacTATTAGCTTTCTGTTAAAAAAGCTCCTCCTCCTTAAGCTCTCCTCCTTAACTGCAATAGAAATGAAAAAGGCGAATccaataatttatataatggCTTACGAAACCACTCAGAAATGTTCTTTAACTATGCGCGGATGTCTATTTCATAAACCTTAATGAAGGCACAGAATACAACATAAAAATCGTACGCTCTGAGCGAGTTGAAGCAATAAAGCAGGTTGCAAACTGCTCTTTCGCTTTGCTCTCGCTATATCGCTTGAGCTCGCAACTCGCTTCGCTCACTCTGATATTTTTCGAGCGATTGCACTTAAAAATGCATAGAGTTCTTTATCGCTCGTTCTTGGCCAATATTATCATTTTGCTTCTCGCGCGCTTTCTGCCGTCAGCCTAAATGCGTACTTTGTGATTGGCTGAATTAGGTAAGGGTTCCCCCAAATATTCGCTGTTTTCTGCTAGTTTGGTATTCAATGGCGGACTACTGATCTTTACTAATTACTGGAGGAATCACAGACAAGCCAGCAGAAGGTGTGGTCCTCGTCGTTCCTCATTACGTCAACAAAGATCGCCACAAAATCCATTTTGTGAACACAATTTCActtaaaaatagaatttataATTTGGTATTAACTTAAATATCTAAAAGTTATTTTTAGTGTCTCAACGTTATATTcacaataattataatataaaaataatctAAATTCTGCTATTCACGAATTAGAAATAAAGTACATATCCCTCGGATTTAATGAAACTTTAATTTCAGCAGGGAGAGCATTATCAACGAGAATTGTACTCTTCCACGTCGGCTTCGACAACGCGAACACCATCTTCTAATAATCGTCAACTTTCCGATGAAAATCAAGTGAAAATTGCAAAGCGTATTGGATTAATGCAGTACTTGCCAATAGGAACATACGACGGGAGCTCGAAGAAAGCACGAGAATGTGTTATCTGCATGGCTGAATTTTGTGTTAATGAAGCCGTACGTTATCTACCTTGCATGCATATTTATCATGTTAATTGTATAGATGATTGGTTGTTGAGAAGTCTAACTTGTCCCAGTTGTTTAGAGCCTGTTGATGCTGCTTTACTGACGAGTTATGATTCGACATAGCGTTATAAAAACATTAGCTTATAGTTTTTCTGCTGTAATGTGTTTTGGgataaaaaaatacttttgctTACCAAGTATaacttattattttatatatttcaattaattctttattatacaaatttgttattgttttattatcgAAACAtgttataatatttaattcattttagcGATAACCAAAATCATAATTGCAATACTAAGGAGCTCAAGAATTTGAAATCCAAATTAgtttgtgtatatatataaattgttttaCCAACATTAATAAAATGTGAGATCTATTTAATTCCggcattca encodes:
- the LOC6619453 gene encoding RING finger protein 11 isoform X1, which encodes MGNCLKISTSDDISLLRGNDSQISGTQPMYHQGEHYQRELYSSTSASTTRTPSSNNRQLSDENQVKIAKRIGLMQYLPIGTYDGSSKKARECVICMAEFCVNEAVRYLPCMHIYHVNCIDDWLLRSLTCPSCLEPVDAALLTSYDST
- the LOC6619453 gene encoding RING finger protein 11 isoform X2; protein product: MGNCLKISTSDDISLLRGNDSQISGTQPMYHGEHYQRELYSSTSASTTRTPSSNNRQLSDENQVKIAKRIGLMQYLPIGTYDGSSKKARECVICMAEFCVNEAVRYLPCMHIYHVNCIDDWLLRSLTCPSCLEPVDAALLTSYDST